A window from Planococcus maritimus encodes these proteins:
- a CDS encoding diguanylate cyclase domain-containing protein: MSGPFTKEQMDMLYGKAANPVYFMRQQGNGFVYMWVNPVCQELFGIDLTGRTVEECMPRELALEIHKQYRIAIKRNERHLYRDYSLFSNRSSAMETELTPFSHEGVQYVLAITKDVSEQKKIEEDYLFYQSLVQNSVDPMLMISADFTIIDMNPAYEKTFGVERYEWIGRKYDDIPQDKQKFFETGKLLLENSRSSHKSSSIFLSRIKSDGREAKFSASYSLIKENGIIRAFHVVFRELTNELLLKHELKRTENLLESYKDALNYAALVLIWDDSGMIEFANDNFKRLTGFDGSELTGVNIQSIGQAVLTRQQLAHLQSALNEGEIWRSEVRSLKKNGQAFWVDATIIPLFDVEGRIYQTLSILFDITDRKEMEEQLHHMAYHDPLTNLPNRRMMARHFHEMESKSSRTGDQVAVLYIDGDKFKEINDLHGHEVGDEFIHQFARALERSIRQRDVAARIGGDEFLILLPGISSFDSRKQIESIISRIQETLREGWLIDGKRFSPTCSIGSAIYPEDGIEFDELIQKADHALYEAKKKGGGIVCFHGEA, encoded by the coding sequence ATGTCCGGACCTTTTACGAAAGAGCAAATGGATATGCTGTATGGAAAAGCGGCCAATCCAGTCTATTTTATGAGGCAGCAAGGAAATGGCTTTGTCTATATGTGGGTCAATCCGGTGTGCCAAGAGCTTTTCGGAATCGATTTAACAGGACGCACCGTCGAAGAGTGCATGCCCAGGGAATTGGCACTTGAAATTCATAAGCAGTACCGAATAGCGATCAAGCGCAATGAACGCCATCTTTACAGGGATTACAGTCTATTCTCAAACCGCAGCAGCGCCATGGAAACCGAGTTGACTCCTTTTAGCCATGAAGGTGTTCAATATGTGCTGGCCATCACGAAAGATGTATCAGAACAAAAGAAAATAGAAGAAGATTATTTGTTTTATCAATCGCTTGTTCAAAATTCAGTCGACCCGATGCTGATGATCTCAGCGGATTTCACAATCATTGATATGAACCCCGCTTATGAAAAAACTTTTGGCGTTGAGCGGTATGAATGGATCGGGCGAAAATACGATGATATCCCACAGGACAAGCAGAAATTTTTCGAAACGGGCAAACTACTCCTTGAAAACAGCCGCAGCTCTCATAAATCGAGTTCTATTTTTTTAAGCCGCATCAAAAGCGACGGGCGCGAGGCTAAGTTTTCAGCCAGTTATTCTTTGATCAAGGAAAACGGAATCATTCGGGCATTTCATGTTGTTTTCCGTGAACTGACAAATGAATTATTGCTCAAACATGAACTGAAACGGACGGAAAATCTTCTGGAAAGCTACAAAGATGCTCTGAATTACGCAGCTCTTGTGCTCATTTGGGATGATTCCGGTATGATTGAATTTGCCAACGATAACTTCAAGAGGCTCACAGGATTTGATGGCAGTGAATTGACAGGCGTAAATATTCAGTCGATTGGTCAAGCTGTTTTAACGAGGCAGCAGCTGGCCCATCTTCAATCAGCCTTGAATGAAGGAGAGATTTGGCGAAGTGAAGTGCGCAGCCTTAAGAAAAACGGCCAGGCTTTTTGGGTTGATGCCACTATCATTCCGCTATTCGATGTTGAGGGCAGAATCTATCAAACCTTATCCATCTTATTCGATATCACGGACCGAAAAGAAATGGAAGAGCAATTGCATCATATGGCTTACCATGATCCATTAACCAATTTGCCGAATCGTCGGATGATGGCGAGGCATTTTCACGAAATGGAGTCTAAAAGCAGCCGTACAGGGGACCAGGTCGCTGTGTTGTACATAGATGGCGATAAGTTCAAAGAAATCAATGATTTACACGGCCATGAAGTCGGTGATGAATTCATCCACCAATTTGCCCGCGCACTTGAGCGCAGTATACGACAACGCGATGTGGCGGCGCGTATCGGTGGAGATGAATTTCTTATCCTGCTGCCGGGCATCTCATCTTTCGATAGCCGAAAACAAATCGAAAGCATTATCTCACGCATTCAAGAAACATTGAGAGAAGGATGGCTAATCGATGGCAAGCGATTCTCACCGACTTGTTCAATTGGCAGTGCCATATATCCAGAAGATGGCATCGAGTTTGACGAATTGATTCAAAAAGCCGACCATGCGCTTTATGAAGCCAAGAAAAAAGGCGGAGGCATCGTTTGTTTTCACGGGGAAGCGTGA
- the dapF gene encoding diaminopimelate epimerase: MELLKVHGSMNTFFLYEGDDREDFPHLTKRLAALDPEIDGLLTVSPSQRANAKMRVFNTDGSEASMCGNGLRCVARFVCEREGIEQAVIETMKADLAVQKEPEIDAGVEMYGVEISPVSFQLADLPMAFEAHAEWRQQALPFIDADIPFTAVAVPNPHLIGIVGKDLQKDPSHQEKWAAYFNGDNPYFSDGVNLSYVTPLKEGIFVRTYERGVGFTDACGTAMTASALVSCLAGIVPFGDVSVYNPGGMVNCSVKSDGGEYQLKLSGNASYLGVYRFDANEKLEMVKQTDEQSAYERFIEKISGATAELR; the protein is encoded by the coding sequence ATGGAATTGCTAAAAGTACACGGTTCAATGAATACATTTTTCCTATATGAAGGAGACGATCGAGAGGATTTTCCGCACCTAACGAAGCGTTTGGCGGCACTTGACCCAGAAATCGACGGCCTTTTGACGGTCTCCCCGTCGCAGCGGGCTAATGCGAAAATGCGTGTCTTCAATACGGACGGCTCTGAAGCTTCCATGTGCGGCAATGGACTGCGTTGTGTGGCCCGCTTTGTGTGCGAGCGAGAAGGCATCGAACAGGCTGTGATCGAAACGATGAAAGCAGATTTGGCTGTGCAGAAAGAGCCGGAAATCGACGCGGGCGTAGAGATGTACGGGGTGGAGATTTCGCCGGTATCATTCCAGCTTGCCGACTTGCCTATGGCATTTGAAGCGCATGCGGAATGGCGCCAGCAAGCGCTGCCGTTTATCGATGCGGATATTCCGTTTACGGCAGTCGCCGTACCGAATCCCCATTTGATTGGGATCGTCGGCAAAGACTTGCAAAAAGACCCATCCCATCAAGAAAAATGGGCTGCATATTTCAACGGCGATAATCCGTATTTCTCGGACGGTGTCAATTTAAGCTATGTGACTCCATTAAAAGAAGGCATATTTGTGCGGACTTATGAAAGAGGCGTCGGCTTTACAGACGCTTGCGGTACGGCCATGACGGCATCTGCTCTAGTCAGCTGTCTTGCCGGGATCGTGCCGTTTGGAGACGTTTCCGTTTATAACCCAGGTGGTATGGTTAATTGTTCGGTAAAATCCGATGGCGGCGAGTATCAATTGAAGCTGAGCGGCAATGCGAGCTATCTTGGTGTTTATCGCTTTGATGCAAATGAGAAACTGGAAATGGTAAAACAGACAGATGAGCAGTCGGCTTATGAACGGTTCATTGAGAAAATCAGTGGCGCTACGGCAGAATTGAGATAA
- a CDS encoding undecaprenyldiphospho-muramoylpentapeptide beta-N-acetylglucosaminyltransferase, with amino-acid sequence MENKTIILTGGGTAGHVSLNQAIIPELQKLGFRVEYIGSKEGIENELIRDSYPDVTYHPISSGKLRRYFSMKNFSDPFRVGAGLTQALNIIRKVKPVAIFSKGGFVSVPVAMAGRLAGVPVIIHESDVTPGLANKLALPFADHIFTVFKETMTHVPKDKSTCTGSVIRSELLDGSAASGRELCHFDNTHKVLMIMGGSQGSALINDAVRANLETLTKQFNIIHLCGKGNIDERLEGHEQYCQFEYVTHELSHLLHLTDLVVSRAGSNSIFEFLALKKPMLLIPLSKQKSRGDQILNANLFEAQGFAHVLEEEQVTAESFMAAIEHLVVEEEQLIHAMTEAEPPKTAYEMAKLVAAHAK; translated from the coding sequence ATGGAAAACAAAACAATTATCTTAACAGGCGGCGGAACAGCCGGCCATGTTTCATTGAATCAAGCCATCATTCCGGAACTGCAAAAGCTTGGGTTCCGCGTTGAATATATCGGTTCCAAAGAAGGCATCGAAAACGAATTGATCCGAGATTCCTATCCGGATGTCACTTATCACCCTATATCAAGCGGCAAACTGCGCCGGTATTTCTCAATGAAAAACTTCTCGGACCCATTCCGTGTCGGAGCAGGCCTGACGCAAGCTTTGAACATCATCCGCAAAGTGAAGCCGGTGGCAATTTTCTCAAAAGGCGGTTTTGTCTCAGTGCCGGTCGCCATGGCAGGGCGTTTGGCGGGCGTACCAGTGATTATTCACGAATCCGACGTCACCCCAGGCCTTGCGAATAAATTGGCGCTTCCGTTTGCAGACCACATTTTTACAGTCTTTAAGGAAACAATGACTCATGTACCAAAAGACAAGTCAACATGCACAGGCTCGGTCATTCGCAGTGAATTGCTCGACGGCTCTGCTGCGAGCGGCAGGGAATTATGCCATTTCGACAATACCCATAAAGTGTTGATGATTATGGGGGGGAGCCAAGGATCTGCGCTCATCAATGATGCCGTGCGTGCGAATCTGGAAACTTTGACCAAGCAATTCAACATCATTCACCTATGTGGAAAAGGCAATATCGATGAGCGCTTAGAAGGTCACGAACAATATTGCCAGTTTGAATACGTGACGCATGAATTATCGCATCTGTTGCATTTAACGGATTTGGTCGTGTCACGTGCAGGGTCGAACTCGATATTTGAATTTCTTGCACTGAAAAAACCAATGTTGCTGATTCCGTTATCAAAGCAAAAAAGCCGTGGCGACCAAATCTTAAACGCCAATTTGTTCGAAGCGCAAGGTTTTGCGCATGTATTGGAAGAAGAACAAGTGACTGCCGAAAGCTTTATGGCAGCGATTGAGCACCTAGTAGTTGAAGAAGAACAATTGATCCACGCTATGACTGAAGCGGAACCGCCAAAAACCGCCTATGAAATGGCGAAATTGGTAGCTGCCCACGCAAAATAA
- a CDS encoding MATE family efflux transporter, whose product MYETETTREKLMLLMKIVLPILITQVAMYMVTFFDIYMTARYGTEDLAGVSIGSSFWVPVYIGLAGILMSITPIVAQLMGAKKKDGVKDAVQQGIYLAIILAAIVFAFFFFGIDWLLGFMDLEPAVNDVASRYIFAMSLGLVPLFAYNALRSYIDALGATRVTMFITLMSAPINVFFNYLLIFGKFGFPELGGPGAGMASAITYWLVLAIAAFIIHTNEPFKSFGIFRKWARPSVVQWKEITGIGVPIGISIFAETSIFSAVTFMMSVYGTITIAAHQIALNFASLLYMLPLSISMGATILVGFEVGAKRASHAKQYSWLGVGAAVTLSVISSGILYFLREPIAELYSSDPAVIGLAVQFLIFAALFQVSDAVQAPVQGALRGYKDVNITFIMALISYWVIGLPSGYLFATFSDLGAFGYWVGLIVGLTAGAITLSIRLLIIQKKLAAQ is encoded by the coding sequence ATGTACGAAACAGAAACGACGCGAGAAAAACTGATGCTATTAATGAAAATCGTTTTGCCGATTCTCATCACCCAAGTCGCTATGTATATGGTGACTTTTTTCGATATTTACATGACCGCCCGTTACGGGACCGAGGATCTTGCCGGCGTGTCGATCGGCTCCTCTTTTTGGGTTCCGGTGTATATCGGCCTGGCCGGCATCCTCATGTCCATTACTCCAATTGTAGCACAATTGATGGGAGCCAAGAAAAAAGATGGAGTGAAAGACGCGGTACAGCAAGGGATTTACTTGGCAATTATCCTTGCAGCGATCGTCTTTGCCTTTTTCTTCTTCGGCATCGACTGGCTGCTCGGCTTTATGGATCTCGAGCCTGCGGTCAACGACGTAGCTAGCCGCTATATCTTCGCCATGAGCTTGGGGCTAGTGCCATTATTTGCCTATAATGCATTGCGCTCCTATATCGATGCGCTCGGTGCCACACGCGTGACGATGTTCATCACTTTGATGTCGGCACCAATCAATGTATTCTTCAATTATTTGCTTATTTTCGGCAAATTCGGCTTCCCTGAACTCGGCGGTCCGGGGGCGGGCATGGCTTCGGCGATCACCTATTGGCTCGTGCTGGCAATTGCTGCATTCATCATCCACACGAATGAACCGTTTAAGTCATTCGGGATCTTCCGCAAATGGGCTCGCCCTTCCGTGGTACAGTGGAAAGAAATCACCGGCATCGGTGTGCCAATCGGCATTTCAATCTTCGCTGAAACGAGCATCTTTTCAGCGGTCACGTTCATGATGTCTGTATACGGGACAATCACCATTGCCGCCCATCAGATTGCCTTAAACTTTGCGTCGCTGTTATATATGTTGCCACTTAGCATTTCCATGGGGGCGACGATACTGGTCGGGTTTGAAGTCGGGGCAAAACGCGCATCCCATGCCAAGCAATACAGTTGGCTTGGCGTCGGTGCAGCCGTGACGCTCAGTGTCATCTCGTCAGGCATCCTGTATTTCTTGCGGGAACCAATCGCTGAGTTGTATTCGTCTGACCCAGCCGTTATTGGGCTCGCGGTTCAGTTCCTGATCTTCGCTGCCTTGTTCCAAGTGTCAGACGCTGTTCAAGCACCGGTTCAAGGGGCCTTGCGCGGCTATAAGGATGTCAACATCACATTTATTATGGCGCTCATTTCCTATTGGGTCATCGGGCTGCCGTCGGGCTATCTGTTTGCCACATTCAGTGATCTCGGCGCATTCGGCTATTGGGTCGGATTGATTGTCGGTCTCACTGCAGGCGCAATTACTTTATCGATCCGCCTGTTGATCATCCAAAAAAAGCTTGCCGCTCAATGA
- a CDS encoding CobW family GTP-binding protein yields MVDVYLFSGFLGSGKTTLLKKMIMEFKEQGLKPAIFMNELGSMNFDSEEVGDGVPLKEILDGCICCSGSEKSEAQIQSLLAESEFDVLLIETTGAAHPVEALDAIFSPLFAERLNFRGIVTVADSKRFLERQQLSPQIRSLFIEQIRHADLLLANKTDLLSESEQSQATFEIQQINPTARIVQTVHAQVPLQLLESISPSERGAVERAPVSKLNLQTKIVSFDQPIEREAFEDWLRALPDTVYRIKGYVTLSGHSYPHSFQYAYGMVQWLPEYLKLRNQIVLIGENLDELAMP; encoded by the coding sequence ATGGTTGATGTGTATTTATTCAGTGGGTTTCTCGGCAGCGGGAAAACGACTTTACTGAAGAAGATGATTATGGAGTTTAAAGAACAAGGCTTGAAACCGGCAATTTTCATGAATGAATTAGGCTCGATGAATTTTGATTCAGAAGAAGTCGGGGACGGGGTGCCGTTAAAGGAAATTCTAGATGGCTGCATTTGCTGCAGCGGCTCAGAAAAATCAGAAGCGCAGATCCAATCCTTGCTCGCGGAATCTGAGTTCGACGTCTTATTGATTGAAACAACAGGGGCTGCACATCCGGTTGAAGCACTTGATGCGATTTTCTCGCCGCTATTTGCCGAGCGCTTGAACTTCCGCGGCATCGTCACGGTAGCGGACAGCAAGCGATTTTTGGAGCGACAGCAATTGTCCCCGCAAATCCGCTCGCTATTTATCGAGCAGATTCGCCATGCCGATTTACTATTGGCCAACAAAACGGATTTGCTGAGCGAATCAGAACAAAGCCAGGCCACTTTTGAAATCCAGCAAATCAATCCGACAGCGCGCATTGTTCAGACGGTACATGCCCAAGTGCCGCTGCAATTGCTTGAATCCATTAGCCCTTCAGAACGCGGGGCGGTCGAACGAGCACCTGTGTCGAAATTGAATTTGCAGACGAAGATCGTGTCGTTTGATCAGCCAATCGAGCGCGAAGCTTTTGAAGACTGGCTGCGTGCTTTGCCGGATACCGTTTATCGCATCAAAGGCTATGTCACGCTATCGGGCCATAGTTATCCGCATTCTTTCCAGTATGCGTACGGCATGGTGCAATGGCTGCCGGAATATTTGAAGCTGCGCAACCAAATTGTGTTGATTGGTGAAAACTTAGACGAGTTGGCCATGCCATGA
- a CDS encoding S41 family peptidase, protein MDDKRPGEEQQPEAPAAEEPKPHFIRMKTFYFIMLVFTLIIATVGITVFALTFGEDKAVEVNSPERQEFQKLYSAYDQIEAQYFEEVEEEALINGAINGMVDALGDPYSDYMDENEAAQFMEGISSSFEGIGAEVQERNGYVTVVSPIKNSPAEKAGVLPNDQILEVDGESIQGFSTTEAVMLIRGEKGTEVTLTIQRGENADPIDITIVRDEIPIETVYAEMVNDQVAHINITSFSENTYDELQQAIADMEEQGMEAAVLDVRQNPGGLLNTALDISNLFVEEGKEMFEVQAKGEEPEVYLATGGDKLDVPVTLLIDGGSASASEILAGAMSESAGVTLVGEKTFGKGTVQTANDLSDGSNLKFTTAKWLTPDGNWIHEEGIEPDEVVPYPEYASLPFLDTSVELKDGSISEQVQTAEKMLDALGFEVGEIDGVFEEEMEQAVTEFQEENDLEADGVLNEETMYAVMDQLREKINTEDPQLQEATDILMEQAGLATEEPADEEADSEEADTEEADSEE, encoded by the coding sequence ATGGACGACAAGCGACCGGGCGAAGAACAACAACCCGAAGCGCCGGCGGCAGAAGAACCAAAGCCGCATTTTATTCGAATGAAGACCTTTTATTTCATCATGCTTGTCTTTACCTTGATTATCGCGACAGTGGGCATCACCGTTTTCGCTTTAACTTTTGGAGAAGATAAGGCAGTGGAAGTAAACAGTCCTGAACGTCAGGAATTCCAAAAACTGTATTCAGCTTACGATCAAATCGAAGCGCAGTATTTTGAGGAGGTGGAGGAGGAAGCCTTGATCAACGGTGCCATCAACGGCATGGTGGATGCACTAGGCGACCCGTACTCTGATTATATGGATGAAAATGAAGCTGCGCAGTTCATGGAAGGCATTTCTTCCAGTTTTGAAGGAATCGGCGCAGAAGTTCAAGAACGCAATGGCTACGTAACGGTTGTTTCACCGATCAAAAATTCGCCGGCGGAAAAAGCTGGCGTTTTACCGAACGACCAAATTTTGGAAGTTGATGGCGAGAGCATTCAAGGCTTTTCCACAACCGAAGCGGTCATGTTGATCCGTGGTGAAAAAGGGACGGAAGTAACCTTGACGATCCAGCGCGGCGAAAATGCAGACCCGATTGACATCACCATCGTCCGTGACGAGATTCCGATTGAAACGGTATATGCGGAAATGGTCAATGACCAAGTAGCCCATATCAATATCACAAGTTTCTCTGAAAACACATACGACGAATTGCAACAAGCCATTGCCGATATGGAAGAACAAGGCATGGAAGCAGCAGTGCTTGATGTGCGTCAGAACCCAGGCGGTTTGCTGAATACTGCTCTTGATATTTCCAACCTTTTTGTTGAAGAAGGCAAGGAGATGTTCGAAGTGCAAGCAAAAGGCGAAGAGCCGGAAGTGTATTTGGCAACAGGAGGAGATAAACTGGACGTCCCGGTCACTTTGCTGATCGACGGCGGCAGTGCATCAGCTTCTGAGATTTTGGCAGGGGCCATGAGCGAATCGGCTGGCGTCACACTGGTTGGCGAAAAAACTTTCGGAAAAGGAACAGTGCAAACAGCGAATGACCTTTCCGATGGTTCCAATTTGAAGTTCACGACTGCCAAATGGTTGACGCCTGATGGCAACTGGATCCACGAAGAAGGCATTGAGCCGGATGAAGTGGTTCCGTATCCAGAATATGCTTCTCTGCCATTCCTTGACACATCTGTCGAACTTAAAGACGGCAGCATTTCCGAGCAAGTGCAAACAGCAGAGAAAATGCTGGATGCCCTCGGCTTTGAAGTTGGGGAAATTGACGGCGTTTTTGAAGAAGAAATGGAACAGGCCGTTACGGAATTCCAGGAAGAAAACGACTTGGAAGCGGATGGCGTATTGAACGAAGAGACGATGTATGCGGTTATGGACCAATTGCGTGAAAAGATCAATACAGAAGATCCACAGCTTCAAGAAGCAACAGATATCCTAATGGAGCAAGCTGGTTTGGCAACTGAAGAACCGGCTGATGAAGAAGCTGACTCAGAAGAGGCCGACACAGAAGAAGCTGATTCAGAAGAATAA
- the deoD gene encoding purine-nucleoside phosphorylase: protein MSVHINAKKGDIADTILLPGDPLRAKYIAETFLEDVTLYNEVRNMFGYTGTYKGKRISVQGTGMGVPSISIYVTELMQEYDVQKLIRVGTCGSIHKDVKVRDVILAQAASTDSKMNDIIFNGITYAPIADFGLLQKAYAAGQEKGLNLRVGNVFTEDVFYNEHAEHEKWAQYGILGLEMESSALYTLAAKFGRKALSILTVSDHLLTGEVTSAEERQTTFNDMIVVALDAAIQD from the coding sequence ATGAGTGTTCACATTAATGCTAAAAAAGGCGATATCGCCGATACGATTTTACTTCCTGGCGATCCACTTCGTGCGAAATACATCGCAGAAACATTCCTTGAAGACGTAACATTGTACAACGAAGTCCGTAATATGTTCGGCTACACAGGTACATATAAAGGCAAGCGCATTTCCGTTCAAGGAACGGGCATGGGTGTCCCATCGATTTCAATTTATGTTACAGAATTGATGCAAGAATACGATGTGCAGAAACTGATCCGCGTCGGTACTTGTGGTTCGATCCACAAAGACGTTAAAGTGCGTGACGTCATTCTGGCTCAGGCTGCTTCAACGGATTCGAAAATGAACGACATCATTTTTAACGGCATCACGTATGCACCGATCGCCGACTTCGGCCTCTTGCAAAAAGCTTATGCAGCTGGACAAGAAAAAGGCTTGAACTTGCGCGTCGGGAATGTCTTCACTGAAGACGTATTCTACAACGAACACGCAGAACATGAAAAATGGGCGCAATACGGAATTCTTGGCCTAGAGATGGAATCTTCCGCATTGTATACGCTAGCAGCTAAATTTGGCCGCAAAGCTCTATCGATTTTGACTGTCAGCGACCATCTTTTGACTGGTGAAGTAACATCTGCAGAAGAACGCCAAACAACATTCAACGATATGATTGTTGTAGCTTTGGACGCAGCGATCCAAGACTAA
- a CDS encoding YozE family protein, with product MKRSFYQYALKHRGKLVQDEYSQFAEAMFLDHSFPKSSIDFQEVSQYLEEKAHPVLRASTFDRMWEEYEAG from the coding sequence ATGAAGCGCTCGTTTTATCAATATGCCTTGAAACACCGAGGCAAGCTTGTGCAGGATGAATATTCCCAATTTGCAGAGGCAATGTTTTTGGATCACAGCTTCCCTAAATCGAGCATCGATTTTCAGGAAGTCTCTCAATACCTTGAAGAAAAGGCGCATCCAGTTCTCCGAGCTTCCACATTTGACCGAATGTGGGAAGAATACGAGGCAGGTTGA
- the msrB gene encoding peptide-methionine (R)-S-oxide reductase MsrB has translation MKDELKSKLTPMQYHVTQENGTEPPFQGEFDQHFEEGIYVDIVSGKPLFSSKDKFDAHCGWPSFAKPIEGEEVKENFDTSHGMRRTEVRSASADSHLGHLFPDGPSELGGLRYCINSAALRFVPKDQLEQQGYSEYVQLFE, from the coding sequence ATGAAAGACGAGTTGAAATCGAAATTAACGCCAATGCAATATCACGTTACGCAGGAGAATGGCACGGAACCGCCATTTCAAGGTGAGTTTGACCAGCATTTCGAAGAAGGCATCTATGTAGATATCGTTTCGGGCAAACCTTTGTTCAGCTCGAAAGATAAGTTCGATGCGCATTGCGGATGGCCAAGTTTTGCCAAGCCGATCGAAGGCGAAGAAGTGAAAGAAAACTTCGATACGAGCCATGGCATGAGACGGACAGAAGTGCGTTCTGCCTCTGCCGATTCACATCTCGGACATTTATTCCCAGACGGGCCGTCTGAACTCGGTGGTTTACGTTATTGCATCAACTCAGCAGCTTTGCGTTTCGTTCCGAAAGATCAATTGGAACAACAAGGTTATAGCGAGTATGTGCAGCTATTCGAATAA
- the msrA gene encoding peptide-methionine (S)-S-oxide reductase MsrA produces MKTEKATFAGGCFWCMVQPFDTLDGIEAVVSGYTGGDLPNPTYEQVCTNVTGHREAVEITFQPDIYPYERLLEVFWSQIDPTDAGGQFFDRGDSYKTAIYYQTEEQRIAAEKSKQQLEQSGKFNKPIATDILEAKEFYPAETYHQDYYQKNPTHYNRYATGSGRKAFIQNHWGESK; encoded by the coding sequence ATGAAGACAGAAAAAGCGACATTTGCCGGCGGCTGCTTTTGGTGCATGGTACAGCCTTTTGATACTCTCGATGGCATCGAAGCGGTCGTCAGCGGTTATACAGGCGGCGATTTGCCGAATCCGACTTATGAACAAGTGTGCACGAATGTGACCGGCCATAGAGAGGCGGTTGAAATCACGTTCCAACCGGATATTTATCCTTATGAGCGATTACTTGAAGTATTTTGGTCCCAAATTGACCCGACTGATGCAGGAGGCCAATTTTTCGATCGTGGTGATTCTTATAAAACCGCCATTTATTACCAGACGGAAGAACAACGCATCGCTGCTGAAAAATCCAAGCAGCAATTAGAGCAATCCGGCAAATTCAATAAGCCGATTGCGACGGATATTTTGGAAGCAAAGGAATTCTATCCGGCCGAAACCTACCACCAGGATTATTACCAAAAAAATCCTACTCACTACAACCGCTACGCGACAGGGTCTGGCCGCAAAGCATTTATCCAAAATCATTGGGGGGAATCGAAATGA
- a CDS encoding YpmS family protein produces the protein MKKWRLAFFVLVVLNLLAIIGLLLFITTPSDDFKAYQAESSPPSEGNTVVVNTTKADFEGIANTYIADAMEGQPIPLRLSVTDNVSLSTELTVFGVTLPILLTFDPVVLPDGNLLLEQRSVEVGQLDIPPESALKLLRDSVDLPEFMEVMPKDEEVLLSLTDIPINGGVSVRATSFDLEEDDIRLLVTIQP, from the coding sequence ATGAAAAAATGGCGTTTAGCTTTCTTCGTTTTAGTGGTGTTGAACTTACTTGCCATCATTGGGTTATTATTGTTCATCACGACACCATCCGACGATTTTAAAGCCTACCAGGCAGAGTCAAGCCCGCCGTCTGAAGGCAATACGGTTGTTGTCAATACGACCAAAGCCGATTTTGAAGGCATTGCGAACACCTATATTGCAGACGCGATGGAAGGACAGCCCATCCCACTGCGGCTTTCAGTGACTGACAATGTTAGCTTATCGACCGAATTGACGGTGTTCGGCGTAACCTTGCCGATTCTCTTGACGTTTGACCCGGTCGTGCTGCCCGATGGCAATTTGCTATTAGAACAGCGCTCGGTTGAAGTCGGACAGCTCGACATTCCGCCGGAGTCAGCGTTAAAATTACTTCGAGACTCCGTAGACCTTCCAGAATTTATGGAAGTAATGCCAAAAGACGAAGAAGTTTTGTTAAGTCTGACGGATATTCCGATTAACGGCGGTGTTTCAGTACGAGCGACTTCGTTTGACCTGGAAGAAGACGACATCCGTCTATTAGTCACGATTCAACCATAA